The following are encoded in a window of Rhizobium sp. 11515TR genomic DNA:
- a CDS encoding lytic murein transglycosylase: MTGTALAQSAAPATVPPASSDATPKVACGGDLNAFLAGVKAEAIADGADAAAADKTLAGAQIDQKVLAMDRSQGVFRQTFLEFSQRTVSQGRLDIGRQKMKQYAEIFAKAEQDYGVPPGVITAFWAMETDFGAVQGNFNTRNALVTLSHDCRRPDFFRPRLIALIELVQRGDVDPATTTGAWAGEIGQTQMLPPDIIAYGTDGDGDGHVNLKTSAPDVILTTARFLQHLGFQRGQPWLQEVTVPDNLPWEKSGIGGPLTAGDWFKLGVTPRDGNTSFGSLPAALILPQGRKGPAFLTYPNYNTYLGWNQSFIYTTSAAYFATRFAGAPPYNKGNPEPGLNDVDMKALQTKLVARGYDVGKIDGILGSGTRVAIQKEQFRLGMPADGWATTALLNAL; this comes from the coding sequence ATGACCGGTACGGCATTGGCACAAAGTGCAGCCCCGGCCACAGTGCCGCCCGCGAGCAGCGATGCCACTCCAAAAGTAGCCTGCGGCGGCGATCTCAACGCATTCCTCGCTGGTGTAAAGGCCGAGGCGATTGCGGATGGCGCTGATGCTGCAGCCGCCGACAAGACGCTCGCCGGCGCCCAGATCGACCAGAAGGTCCTTGCCATGGACCGCAGCCAGGGCGTCTTCCGTCAGACCTTCCTCGAATTCTCTCAGCGCACCGTCAGCCAGGGGCGCCTCGACATCGGCCGCCAGAAGATGAAGCAATATGCCGAAATCTTCGCCAAGGCCGAACAGGACTATGGCGTGCCTCCCGGCGTCATCACCGCCTTCTGGGCGATGGAAACCGATTTTGGTGCCGTTCAGGGCAATTTCAACACCCGCAACGCGCTGGTCACCCTCTCGCACGATTGCCGCCGGCCGGACTTCTTCCGCCCGCGCCTGATCGCACTGATCGAACTCGTCCAGCGCGGCGATGTCGACCCGGCAACGACGACGGGCGCATGGGCCGGCGAAATCGGCCAGACGCAGATGCTGCCGCCCGACATCATCGCTTATGGCACCGATGGTGACGGCGATGGCCATGTCAACCTGAAGACCAGCGCACCTGACGTCATTCTGACGACCGCACGTTTCCTCCAGCATCTCGGCTTCCAGCGCGGCCAGCCCTGGCTGCAGGAGGTGACGGTTCCGGACAATCTTCCCTGGGAAAAATCCGGCATCGGCGGCCCGCTGACTGCGGGCGATTGGTTCAAGCTGGGCGTCACCCCCCGCGACGGCAATACGAGCTTCGGCTCCCTACCCGCCGCTCTCATCCTGCCGCAGGGTCGCAAGGGGCCTGCCTTCCTGACCTATCCGAACTACAATACTTATCTCGGCTGGAACCAGTCGTTCATCTACACGACCTCGGCCGCCTATTTCGCCACCCGATTTGCCGGCGCTCCGCCCTATAACAAGGGCAATCCCGAGCCAGGCCTGAACGATGTCGACATGAAGGCGCTTCAGACCAAGCTCGTGGCCCGCGGCTACGATGTCGGCAAGATTGATGGCATCCTCGGCTCCGGCACGCGTGTCGCCATCCAGAAGGAACAGTTCCGCCTGGGTATGCCGGCCGACGGCTGGGCAACGACGGCACTGCTCAACGCGCTCTGA
- a CDS encoding DMT family transporter: MTGEHRMSASTWGLLLLLGLIWGGSFFFARIAVHHVPPFTLVFLRLSLAAVALHLYLAGRLNIYQSLRRHWPQFLLLGLINNAIPHTLIFCGQTQMGAGLASILNATTPMWTVLIGNQLTTDERLTSAKLIGCLTGLLGTIVLLGPSVTSGGSVPFWALSLPILAAISYGFAAIYAKRFKGIAPPVVAAGQLTGSSLIMLPVALVIDQPWALAAPPVTAIVAILGLALLSTAFAYILYFRIIELAGATNTSLVTLLVPPSALLLGFLFLGERMGPAEIAGMLLIAAGLLVLDGRLFIWMKRDARTRET, encoded by the coding sequence ATGACTGGCGAACATCGAATGAGCGCCTCGACCTGGGGCCTGCTGCTGTTGCTCGGATTGATCTGGGGCGGCTCGTTCTTCTTCGCCCGTATTGCCGTTCATCATGTGCCGCCCTTTACGCTCGTCTTTCTGCGTCTGTCGCTGGCGGCCGTGGCATTGCATCTCTATCTGGCTGGTCGCCTCAATATCTATCAGTCCCTGCGCCGTCATTGGCCGCAATTTCTGCTGCTGGGCTTAATCAACAATGCGATACCGCACACGCTGATCTTCTGCGGTCAGACGCAGATGGGCGCCGGACTTGCATCCATCTTGAACGCGACGACGCCGATGTGGACCGTGTTGATCGGCAATCAGCTGACAACGGATGAGCGCCTGACATCGGCCAAGCTGATCGGCTGCCTCACCGGCCTCCTCGGAACGATCGTGTTGCTCGGACCGAGCGTTACCAGCGGCGGCTCGGTACCCTTCTGGGCACTCTCATTGCCGATCTTGGCGGCAATCTCCTATGGATTCGCGGCGATTTATGCCAAACGCTTCAAGGGCATCGCGCCGCCGGTTGTGGCAGCGGGCCAGTTGACAGGCTCCTCGCTCATCATGTTGCCAGTTGCGCTGGTGATCGACCAGCCTTGGGCGCTCGCCGCTCCACCTGTGACGGCAATCGTAGCCATTCTCGGCCTGGCGCTGCTATCGACCGCTTTCGCCTACATCCTCTATTTTCGCATCATCGAGCTTGCAGGTGCCACCAACACCTCCCTCGTCACTCTGCTCGTGCCGCCGAGCGCGTTATTGCTCGGCTTCCTCTTTCTCGGCGAGCGAATGGGGCCTGCCGAAATCGCCGGCATGCTGCTCATCGCCGCAGGTCTGCTCGTCCTCGATGGGCGGCTTTTCATATGGATGAAACGCGACGCCAGAACGCGGGAAACATGA
- the metF gene encoding methylenetetrahydrofolate reductase [NAD(P)H], with translation MSSRSESRSDGIRISFEFFPPKSEEAEQQLWNTVEELSDWDTEFVSVTYGAGGSTKAPTLSAVRKMIHETPFTTASHLTCVGATREDTHRVIDEFLAAGVRRFVALRGDPPGGVGAAYQPHPGGYANAAELVQALRERGDFDISVSAYPEKHPESRDTAADIDMLKRKADNGADRALTQFFFDNDAFERYHDRVRAAGIKIPVVPGIMPIQNLTQLKRFAGACGTNIPTWLDERFDGLDEDVEERAKVAAEVAADQIQDLVRRGIHEFHLYTMNRSALVSAVLERLGLERKVDARAGAAA, from the coding sequence ATGTCTTCGAGATCAGAAAGCCGTAGCGACGGTATCCGCATCTCCTTCGAGTTCTTTCCGCCGAAGTCGGAGGAGGCCGAGCAGCAGCTGTGGAACACCGTTGAGGAGCTCAGCGATTGGGACACTGAGTTCGTTTCAGTCACGTATGGGGCAGGCGGTTCGACCAAAGCGCCAACGCTTTCCGCCGTGCGCAAGATGATCCATGAGACGCCGTTCACGACCGCATCGCATCTGACTTGCGTCGGTGCCACGCGTGAGGACACGCATCGGGTGATCGACGAGTTTCTGGCTGCCGGCGTTCGCCGTTTCGTTGCGCTGCGCGGCGATCCGCCGGGTGGTGTCGGCGCGGCCTATCAGCCTCATCCGGGCGGCTATGCCAATGCTGCGGAACTGGTGCAGGCTTTGCGCGAGCGCGGCGATTTCGATATTTCCGTCTCCGCCTATCCTGAAAAGCATCCGGAAAGCCGCGATACGGCAGCCGATATCGATATGCTGAAGCGCAAGGCGGACAATGGTGCCGACCGGGCCCTGACGCAGTTCTTCTTCGATAATGATGCTTTCGAGCGTTATCACGATCGCGTTCGCGCAGCCGGCATCAAGATTCCCGTCGTGCCGGGCATCATGCCGATTCAGAACCTGACGCAACTCAAGCGTTTCGCCGGCGCCTGCGGCACGAATATTCCGACCTGGCTCGACGAGCGTTTTGATGGGTTGGATGAGGATGTCGAGGAGCGCGCCAAGGTTGCCGCTGAAGTTGCCGCCGATCAGATCCAGGATCTGGTGCGCCGTGGTATTCACGAGTTTCATCTCTATACAATGAACCGTTCGGCACTGGTTTCCGCCGTGCTTGAACGGCTGGGCCTTGAGCGCAAGGTGGATGCACGGGCCGGCGCCGCCGCCTAA